A genomic region of Leptolyngbya sp. NIES-2104 contains the following coding sequences:
- a CDS encoding type II toxin-antitoxin system VapC family toxin, whose product MQQQIQVNELEILPIEIAHTATVAALPFHHKDPFDRLLIAQAITEEIPIISADQVFDSYSVIRYW is encoded by the coding sequence ATGCAGCAACAGATTCAAGTGAATGAGCTAGAAATTTTGCCGATCGAGATTGCTCATACTGCCACAGTTGCCGCATTGCCTTTTCATCACAAAGATCCGTTTGATCGACTTCTGATCGCTCAAGCCATCACTGAAGAGATTCCCATCATTAGTGCAGATCAAGTCTTTGATTCTTATTCTGTCATTCGATATTGGTGA
- a CDS encoding type II toxin-antitoxin system Phd/YefM family antitoxin encodes MAQITLEEAQLRLPELIAGLQPGEEVQIFSKNRAVARLIAEAPPTRKPRQPGSAVGTLVILADDETHLKDFGDYMP; translated from the coding sequence ATGGCACAGATTACTTTAGAAGAGGCTCAACTGCGCTTACCGGAGTTGATTGCAGGATTACAGCCTGGTGAAGAAGTGCAAATTTTTTCAAAGAATCGAGCAGTCGCAAGACTCATCGCAGAAGCACCACCTACTCGAAAACCGAGACAACCTGGAAGTGCTGTGGGGACACTTGTGATTCTGGCAGACGATGAGACTCATTTGAAAGATTTTGGTGATTACATGCCATGA
- a CDS encoding GTPase family protein, giving the protein MVRLRIWQWIVLALPIALVVGFLLVAAGFQIHEWHINWIWAIVALIFLGWRWLLVQWTQPALKEVEAIVTELSEETPELTDSPATETTRKVEIEVQKILVEAQSDPPLWEDWNTFWQRCLSLIRAIASIYYPEAKKPLLNIYVPQAYTLVRGTVDDLDQWMTKLSPVLNQVTVGQAVQAYEIYQKLEPSARKFLKAWSWAQWFLNPAVAVTKTVTQRSGSQATQELLGNLSQLLREAALRNLARQAIALYSGTTPPALNTLEPATPKFQTLREIINQANPTDEIEQKPVSLLLVGRTGAGKSSVINTLFVEAQAQVDALPSTDHIQDYRWQTETGEALTLWDTPGYEQVGQPELRDRVLEYAANTDLVLLVTPANDPALQMDLDFLNELRSLSLPTITLVTQVDRLRPIREWNPPYNWQFGDRPKEVSIREAIAYRQEVLGEVCSLVLPIVTTGDNRAAWGVDALSMTILNTIDPAKQGRLARFLRDIDARTTTAAKIIDRYTFQMTTTQGLTAFLKSPILRFISTIATGSPTLAFLLAEQIPIEQLPIVIGKFQMAYDLYTLLKPNTPLDLKLLWNLAIDNGSTPDRVAWAFGHTLTEYWTQNLAIEQLETRYHHYLNQ; this is encoded by the coding sequence ATGGTGCGATTGCGAATTTGGCAATGGATTGTCCTAGCGCTCCCGATCGCGCTGGTGGTCGGTTTCCTCCTCGTCGCAGCGGGCTTTCAAATTCACGAATGGCATATTAACTGGATTTGGGCGATCGTGGCTCTGATCTTTCTCGGTTGGCGTTGGCTACTCGTTCAGTGGACACAGCCCGCCCTCAAAGAAGTGGAAGCGATCGTTACTGAACTGTCTGAAGAAACTCCTGAGCTAACCGATTCACCCGCAACTGAAACGACGCGAAAAGTTGAAATAGAAGTTCAAAAGATTCTCGTTGAAGCACAATCTGATCCGCCACTTTGGGAAGATTGGAATACATTTTGGCAACGCTGCTTAAGTTTGATTCGAGCGATCGCATCAATCTACTATCCTGAAGCCAAGAAACCTTTGTTAAACATCTATGTTCCGCAAGCTTACACCTTGGTACGGGGGACAGTGGATGATTTAGATCAATGGATGACAAAGCTTTCACCTGTACTCAATCAAGTCACTGTTGGGCAAGCAGTTCAAGCTTACGAAATCTATCAAAAACTTGAGCCTTCTGCACGTAAGTTTTTGAAAGCTTGGAGTTGGGCGCAATGGTTTTTAAATCCTGCGGTTGCAGTTACAAAAACAGTTACACAGCGGAGTGGCAGTCAAGCAACGCAAGAACTATTAGGAAATCTAAGCCAATTACTAAGAGAAGCTGCATTACGAAATTTAGCTCGACAAGCGATCGCACTTTACAGCGGCACAACTCCACCTGCGCTCAATACGCTTGAACCTGCAACACCGAAGTTTCAAACACTCCGAGAGATCATCAATCAAGCGAATCCAACCGATGAAATCGAACAAAAGCCTGTGAGTTTATTGCTCGTCGGTCGAACAGGTGCCGGAAAAAGTAGCGTGATCAATACCTTGTTTGTCGAAGCTCAAGCACAAGTAGATGCACTGCCTTCGACCGATCACATTCAAGACTATCGCTGGCAAACCGAAACCGGAGAAGCTCTAACGCTGTGGGATACTCCGGGATATGAACAAGTTGGACAACCGGAATTACGTGATCGAGTTCTAGAATATGCTGCTAACACCGATTTAGTTCTATTAGTCACGCCTGCAAATGATCCTGCACTACAGATGGATTTGGACTTTCTAAACGAACTACGATCGCTCTCTTTACCTACTATTACACTCGTGACTCAAGTCGATCGCTTACGTCCGATCCGTGAATGGAACCCGCCGTACAACTGGCAATTTGGCGATCGACCCAAAGAAGTTTCAATCCGAGAAGCGATCGCCTATCGTCAAGAAGTGCTTGGAGAGGTTTGCTCTTTAGTGTTACCGATCGTCACTACAGGAGACAATCGAGCCGCTTGGGGGGTCGATGCGTTATCAATGACGATTCTGAACACGATCGACCCTGCAAAACAAGGTCGATTAGCTCGATTTTTGCGCGACATTGATGCGAGAACAACCACCGCTGCAAAAATTATCGATCGCTATACGTTTCAAATGACCACCACGCAAGGACTCACCGCATTTCTCAAAAGTCCAATTCTGCGATTTATTTCCACGATCGCAACTGGTTCCCCCACGCTTGCATTTCTCTTAGCTGAACAGATCCCGATCGAACAATTACCGATCGTGATTGGCAAATTTCAGATGGCGTATGATCTCTACACATTACTAAAACCCAACACACCCTTAGATCTGAAATTGCTTTGGAATTTAGCGATCGACAATGGTTCTACGCCCGATCGTGTTGCTTGGGCATTTGGTCATACGTTAACTGAATATTGGACACAGAATTTAGCGATCGAACAGCTTGAAACACGCTACCACCACTACCTTAATCAGTAA
- a CDS encoding response regulator transcription factor, with the protein MRSSGSQFSSNFYQATILAIDDEAAILESITSALTQEGYRVLTASDGRQALDIIQALQPEEPPIDLIILDLMLPRLNGLDLCRILRQQGNTVPILILSARASETDIVVGLEVGADDYLTKPFGLRELIARCRALLRRRSQDLPETQPILQYQDITLYLQEYRVIVRGEETNLSPKEFSLLELFMSNPRRVFSREQLLEQVWGMSYLGDSKTVDVHIRWLREKLEIDPSAPQYIITVRGFGYRFG; encoded by the coding sequence ATGCGATCGTCCGGGTCACAATTTAGCTCTAATTTCTATCAAGCGACAATTTTAGCGATCGATGATGAAGCCGCAATTCTAGAATCGATTACCTCTGCCCTCACCCAAGAAGGATATCGCGTTCTGACTGCTTCCGATGGACGGCAAGCTTTAGACATTATTCAAGCATTACAGCCAGAAGAGCCGCCGATCGATTTGATCATTTTAGATTTGATGTTGCCTCGGTTAAACGGGCTGGATCTCTGCCGAATTTTGCGGCAACAAGGAAACACTGTACCCATTTTAATTCTGAGTGCAAGGGCGAGTGAAACCGATATTGTGGTCGGGCTGGAAGTGGGTGCAGACGACTATCTGACCAAGCCCTTTGGACTGAGAGAATTAATTGCGCGATGTCGGGCATTGTTGCGTCGTCGATCGCAAGACCTTCCCGAAACACAGCCGATTTTGCAATACCAAGACATTACTTTGTATTTGCAGGAGTATCGCGTGATTGTTCGAGGAGAAGAAACCAATTTATCGCCCAAAGAGTTCTCTCTACTAGAACTGTTCATGAGCAATCCCCGCCGCGTTTTTTCTCGTGAGCAACTGTTAGAGCAAGTTTGGGGAATGAGCTATTTAGGCGACTCTAAAACGGTAGATGTCCATATCCGATGGTTGCGGGAAAAATTGGAGATTGATCCGAGTGCACCACAATACATCATTACGGTGCGGGGTTTTGGGTATCGGTTTGGGTGA
- the rpsB gene encoding 30S ribosomal protein S2: MPVVSLAQLLESGVHFGHQTRRWNPKMSPYIYTARNGVHIIDLVQTAQLMDSAYNYVRTASEQGKKFLFIGTKRQAAGIIAQEASRCGAYYVNQRWLGGMLTNWSTIKSRVDRLKELERREETGGLDLLPKKEASVLRRELERLQKYLGGIKNMRKLPDVIIMVDQRREYNAVQECLKLNIPIVALLDTNCDPDTVDIPIPANDDAIRSIKLIVGRLADAIYEGRHGQLEAEEEFDYEGAEEEYEYDETEVTEGEEESAE; the protein is encoded by the coding sequence ATGCCAGTTGTTTCCTTGGCTCAATTGCTTGAGTCTGGAGTCCACTTCGGTCATCAGACCCGGAGATGGAACCCCAAAATGAGTCCCTACATCTACACCGCCCGCAATGGTGTGCACATCATCGATTTGGTGCAAACTGCACAATTGATGGATTCCGCTTACAACTATGTGCGGACGGCTTCAGAACAAGGGAAAAAGTTCTTATTCATCGGCACCAAGCGTCAAGCCGCAGGCATCATCGCTCAAGAAGCAAGCCGCTGTGGTGCGTACTACGTCAACCAGCGCTGGTTGGGTGGAATGCTCACCAACTGGTCAACGATTAAATCCCGCGTCGATCGCCTTAAAGAGCTAGAACGCCGCGAAGAAACAGGCGGACTGGATCTTCTCCCGAAAAAAGAAGCTTCCGTTCTGCGTCGTGAACTCGAACGGCTTCAGAAGTATCTGGGCGGTATCAAGAATATGCGGAAACTCCCGGACGTGATCATCATGGTCGATCAACGCCGGGAATACAACGCCGTTCAAGAATGCCTCAAGCTGAACATCCCGATCGTCGCTTTGCTTGATACCAACTGCGACCCCGACACCGTTGATATTCCGATTCCGGCAAACGATGACGCGATTCGATCGATTAAATTGATCGTCGGACGGTTAGCGGATGCAATCTACGAAGGTCGTCACGGTCAACTCGAAGCCGAAGAAGAATTCGACTACGAAGGCGCAGAAGAAGAGTACGAGTACGACGAAACCGAAGTCACCGAAGGCGAAGAAGAAAGCGCAGAATAA
- the tsf gene encoding translation elongation factor Ts, giving the protein MADISAKAVKELREKTGAGMMDCKKALSENDGDMEKSIDWLRKKGIASAGKKEGKVTAEGLVDSYIHIGGRIGVLVEVNCQTDFVARNEAFKELVRNIAKQIAASANVEYVKVADIPADIVEREKVIEMGKDDLAGKPDNIKEKIVQGRIDKRLNEMCLLPTPYIKDPNITVEELVKQNVAQLGENIQIRRFVRFVLGEGIEKEETDFAAEVAAQMGGAK; this is encoded by the coding sequence ATGGCAGACATTTCAGCAAAAGCGGTGAAAGAACTGCGCGAAAAGACTGGCGCAGGCATGATGGATTGTAAAAAGGCGCTGTCCGAAAATGACGGCGATATGGAAAAGTCGATCGACTGGCTTCGTAAAAAAGGCATCGCATCGGCAGGTAAAAAAGAAGGCAAGGTCACGGCTGAAGGTCTGGTCGATAGCTATATTCACATCGGTGGTCGGATCGGTGTACTCGTCGAAGTGAATTGCCAAACCGACTTTGTAGCGCGTAACGAAGCGTTCAAAGAACTGGTTCGCAATATCGCGAAACAAATCGCTGCCAGCGCGAATGTGGAATATGTCAAGGTTGCGGATATTCCAGCGGATATCGTCGAGCGTGAAAAAGTGATCGAGATGGGCAAAGACGATCTCGCAGGCAAGCCGGACAATATTAAAGAAAAAATCGTTCAAGGTCGGATCGATAAGCGCCTGAATGAAATGTGCTTGCTGCCGACTCCTTACATCAAAGACCCGAACATCACCGTCGAAGAATTGGTGAAGCAAAACGTGGCGCAACTGGGCGAAAACATCCAAATTCGTCGCTTTGTGCGGTTTGTCTTGGGCGAAGGCATCGAGAAGGAAGAAACGGATTTCGCGGCAGAAGTCGCGGCACAAATGGGCGGCGCGAAGTAA
- a CDS encoding filamentous hemagglutinin N-terminal domain-containing protein encodes MKRALFCLALVNLSLIAPSHAQTVTPDGTLSTIVNTPNTRDFTITGGRTAGTNLFHSFQEFSVPTGGSARFNNALDIQTIFSRVTGGTTSQIDGLLQTNGRASLFLLNPNGILFGSNASLNIGGSFVGTTASSVKFADGTEFSAVNPGSPPLLTISAPIGLQMGQNPGAIVSQAFSPVVNPGQTLAFIGGDLLLRDSYLNVPDGHIELGSVGSDQFVSLVPNGSGWRFDYAGVTAFQNILLQSSYLDVSGNGGGTIQLQGGQIQLTNGSQAYTATAGAISGGGITVNAQDSLLITRVDSTGTLISALATIVAPGATGNTGNISVHTPTLKLSDGGVIASVGSGDGNVGHIAIQADQVELRGTDPDENSTSIYTFAGSQGRGGNITIDAQRVALLNGAQVTALTNSAGDAGDVTVRATTIQGVAASTDLARTGFESVVLQDATGNGGKLTLETQQLSLNGAYALSGTFGSGDAGSLLVQAKDITIDGRGTVSGAVAGLLTNSFSGATGNAGNLSVETDSLTLLNGAKVSASLAGTGTSGNVAIRARTIEMRGDYASRQFSLIGASVADTGVGNGGAVSIVTDRLNLDGGQIVAGTFGTGNAGSVTIRATDILATGATEDGATPSGIFTVVTPTAKGNAGLLDIQTDRLQLRQGAEISSATFGVGNAGRISVQASDFVQIDGVGLLGNSISNISSNVAGVAIGEGGSIAVQTGQLQLTNGGQLSVSTAGRGNAGNITAQVGTLLVQGTTPNGSPSSLSATSTSNSAAGSINIRANRVRVSKDATVTVTSSAAGDAGDLMVKADEVQVTDGGSLQAEVRDGTSGMIGIVANSLTLDRGKISTASSRQGSAGNVNIEAEQIALNNESQITSRSRGTGNGGMVSVSGERLSLSDRSSINATTTSSNGGNISLSLSKLLLLRNNSQLTAEAGGTGNGGNIAIAAPIILGLENSDIIANAFQGRGGNIDITTQSIFGLQFRPQLTPDNDISASSQFGVNGTVQITTLGVDPNSGLINLPTDVVDSSQQIATGCAGIQDSSFIISGRGGLPTNPSEEFWGDLTWSDLRDLPRSNKTEAPVTQASSPVLLEATGWRRNAVTGAIELIAAQPMSRGSGVTCAIAP; translated from the coding sequence ATGAAACGTGCTCTGTTCTGTTTAGCATTGGTAAATCTCAGTCTAATCGCACCGAGTCATGCTCAAACCGTGACTCCAGATGGAACGCTTAGTACGATCGTCAACACCCCGAACACTCGCGACTTTACAATCACAGGCGGCAGGACAGCAGGCACTAATCTGTTTCATAGCTTCCAAGAATTCTCTGTTCCCACGGGCGGTTCTGCGCGATTCAATAACGCTCTCGATATTCAAACAATCTTCAGCCGCGTCACTGGAGGCACAACCTCTCAGATTGATGGCTTACTGCAAACGAATGGGCGTGCCAGTCTGTTTCTGCTCAATCCGAACGGCATTCTCTTCGGCTCCAATGCGTCCTTGAATATTGGAGGATCGTTTGTTGGGACAACAGCCAGTAGTGTCAAATTTGCGGACGGTACAGAATTTAGTGCTGTCAATCCCGGTAGTCCACCTTTATTAACAATCAGTGCACCGATTGGGCTACAAATGGGACAAAATCCGGGAGCAATTGTCAGTCAGGCGTTTTCCCCTGTGGTAAATCCTGGACAAACGCTGGCATTCATCGGCGGCGATCTCCTGCTGCGAGATAGCTACCTCAATGTTCCTGACGGACACATTGAACTAGGGAGTGTCGGCAGCGATCAATTCGTTTCTCTCGTTCCCAATGGTTCAGGTTGGCGCTTTGACTATGCCGGAGTCACTGCATTTCAAAACATTTTGCTGCAAAGTTCATATCTGGATGTGAGCGGCAACGGCGGCGGTACGATTCAGCTTCAAGGCGGACAAATTCAACTCACGAACGGGTCTCAAGCCTATACTGCTACCGCTGGCGCGATCTCTGGTGGCGGCATCACCGTCAACGCTCAAGATTCTTTATTGATCACGAGAGTCGATTCAACCGGAACTTTAATCAGTGCTCTGGCAACTATTGTCGCTCCTGGTGCAACGGGGAACACAGGAAATATTTCTGTTCACACCCCCACGCTTAAGCTATCAGATGGCGGCGTGATCGCTTCGGTCGGATCTGGAGATGGCAACGTGGGTCATATTGCCATTCAAGCGGATCAAGTCGAACTTCGAGGGACTGATCCCGACGAGAACAGTACTTCAATTTACACTTTTGCTGGCTCTCAGGGAAGAGGCGGTAACATCACAATCGATGCCCAGCGAGTCGCCCTACTGAATGGGGCACAAGTCACTGCACTCACCAATAGTGCAGGCGATGCGGGCGATGTCACCGTTCGGGCAACCACAATCCAAGGAGTCGCAGCATCGACCGATCTTGCTCGAACCGGATTCGAGAGTGTGGTTTTGCAAGATGCGACCGGGAACGGTGGCAAACTCACACTTGAGACGCAACAATTAAGCTTAAATGGCGCTTACGCACTGTCGGGTACTTTCGGATCTGGTGATGCCGGAAGTCTTTTAGTACAGGCAAAAGATATCACGATCGACGGTCGGGGGACTGTCTCTGGCGCTGTCGCTGGCTTATTAACGAATTCGTTTTCAGGAGCCACGGGCAACGCAGGGAACTTGTCAGTTGAGACTGACTCGCTCACCCTGCTCAACGGTGCCAAAGTTTCGGCATCCCTTGCGGGAACGGGCACTAGCGGAAATGTAGCGATTCGTGCCAGAACGATCGAGATGCGGGGTGATTATGCGTCTCGACAATTCAGTCTCATTGGAGCATCAGTCGCAGATACCGGTGTGGGCAATGGAGGCGCGGTCTCGATCGTCACGGATCGATTGAATCTGGATGGAGGTCAGATTGTTGCAGGAACTTTCGGAACTGGAAATGCAGGCAGCGTGACGATTCGCGCAACGGACATTCTGGCAACTGGGGCGACTGAAGATGGAGCAACGCCGAGTGGCATCTTTACTGTCGTCACTCCTACAGCCAAGGGGAATGCAGGACTTCTAGACATTCAGACCGATCGTCTCCAACTGCGTCAAGGTGCAGAAATCAGTAGCGCAACGTTCGGCGTTGGCAATGCTGGAAGAATCTCGGTTCAAGCCTCGGATTTTGTCCAAATTGATGGAGTCGGTTTATTGGGCAACTCGATCAGCAATATTTCATCCAACGTTGCTGGAGTCGCGATCGGCGAAGGCGGATCGATCGCGGTTCAAACCGGACAATTGCAGCTTACAAACGGAGGACAGCTCTCGGTCAGTACCGCTGGGCGAGGAAATGCAGGCAATATTACTGCACAAGTCGGTACGTTACTGGTTCAAGGCACGACTCCAAACGGTTCACCGAGTAGCCTTTCTGCGACCTCAACTAGTAATTCTGCTGCGGGTTCGATCAACATTCGAGCCAATCGAGTCCGCGTTAGCAAAGATGCTACGGTGACAGTAACCAGTTCAGCGGCAGGTGACGCGGGCGATCTGATGGTGAAAGCAGATGAAGTTCAAGTCACCGATGGGGGAAGTCTTCAGGCAGAAGTTAGGGATGGAACTTCTGGAATGATTGGAATCGTGGCAAATTCTCTCACACTCGATCGAGGAAAGATTTCAACCGCATCGAGTCGTCAAGGCAGCGCGGGGAACGTGAACATTGAAGCAGAGCAAATTGCTTTAAACAATGAATCTCAAATCACAAGCCGCAGTAGAGGAACTGGGAACGGTGGCATGGTGAGCGTGAGTGGAGAACGGTTGAGTTTAAGCGATCGTTCTAGCATCAATGCAACGACCACATCGAGCAACGGCGGCAATATTAGTCTGAGCCTATCAAAGTTACTGCTGCTGAGAAATAACAGTCAATTGACGGCTGAAGCGGGGGGGACTGGGAACGGCGGTAATATCGCGATCGCGGCTCCGATCATTTTGGGGTTGGAAAATAGCGATATTATTGCGAACGCTTTTCAGGGTAGAGGTGGCAATATCGACATCACGACTCAGAGTATTTTTGGGCTTCAGTTTCGTCCGCAACTTACTCCGGACAATGATATTAGTGCTAGTTCACAGTTTGGAGTGAATGGAACCGTGCAAATTACCACGCTCGGCGTTGATCCGAACTCAGGTTTAATAAATCTGCCAACGGATGTCGTTGATTCGAGTCAGCAGATTGCGACGGGCTGCGCTGGAATCCAAGACAGTAGTTTTATCATTTCTGGGCGTGGCGGACTTCCGACTAATCCGAGCGAAGAATTTTGGGGCGATCTCACTTGGTCAGATTTACGGGATTTACCTCGATCGAACAAAACGGAAGCTCCTGTTACTCAAGCATCTTCACCTGTTCTGCTCGAAGCAACGGGCTGGAGACGCAACGCTGTCACAGGCGCAATTGAATTAATTGCAGCACAACCGATGTCGCGTGGTAGCGGGGTGACGTGTGCGATCGCTCCATAA
- the kaiC gene encoding circadian clock protein KaiC, whose protein sequence is MTSSHSTEQRNPSELAGVHKIRTMIEGFDDISHGGLPIGRTTLVSGTSGTGKTLIAVQFIYNGITQFDEAGVFVTFEESPADIIKNAFSFGWDLQKFVDEGKLFILDASPDPEGQDVVGNFDLSALIERIQYAIRKYKAKRVSIDSVTAVFQQYDAASVVRREIFRLVARLKQVGATTIMTTERIDEYGPVARFGVEEFVSDNVAIVRNVLEGERRRRTIEILKLRGTTHMKGEYPFTITNQGINIFPLGAMRLTQRSSNVRVSSGVKTLDEMCGGGFFKDSIILATGATGTGKTLLVSKFLQEACQRGDRAILFAYEESRAQLSRNAYSWGIDFEDLEQKGMLKIICAYPEAAGLEDHLQIIKSEISEFKPSRIAIDSLSALARGVSNNAFRQFVIGVTGFAKQEEITGFFTNTTDQFMGSHSITDSHISTITDTIIMLQYVEIRGEMSRALNVFKMRGSWHDKGIREYTISAKGPEIKDSFRNFERIISGSPTRIAVDEKSDLSRITKGLRIEDKD, encoded by the coding sequence ATGACTTCGAGCCATTCAACCGAACAACGTAATCCATCCGAACTTGCGGGTGTCCACAAAATCCGCACGATGATTGAGGGCTTTGACGATATTAGTCACGGTGGCTTACCCATCGGTCGGACGACATTAGTCAGCGGCACTTCTGGAACCGGAAAAACGCTAATCGCGGTGCAATTTATCTACAACGGCATTACTCAGTTTGATGAGGCTGGCGTGTTTGTCACTTTTGAAGAATCACCCGCCGATATTATTAAGAATGCTTTTAGTTTTGGTTGGGATTTGCAAAAATTTGTCGATGAAGGGAAACTCTTTATTCTTGATGCTTCCCCCGATCCTGAAGGGCAAGATGTCGTCGGAAATTTTGATCTTTCTGCACTGATCGAGCGCATTCAATATGCGATTCGGAAATACAAAGCGAAACGGGTGTCGATCGATTCTGTCACCGCTGTGTTTCAACAATATGATGCCGCTTCGGTCGTTCGTCGCGAAATCTTCCGCCTTGTCGCTCGCTTAAAACAAGTAGGCGCAACCACAATCATGACCACTGAGCGCATCGATGAATATGGTCCGGTGGCGCGATTTGGTGTGGAAGAATTCGTTTCCGATAACGTCGCGATCGTCAGAAATGTGCTCGAAGGCGAACGACGCAGAAGAACGATCGAGATTCTGAAACTACGCGGCACGACTCACATGAAAGGTGAGTATCCATTCACGATTACGAATCAGGGCATTAATATCTTCCCGCTCGGTGCGATGCGACTGACTCAGCGATCGTCGAATGTTCGTGTGTCTTCGGGTGTAAAAACGCTCGATGAAATGTGCGGCGGCGGATTCTTCAAAGATTCGATTATTCTCGCGACTGGAGCGACCGGAACTGGGAAAACGCTTCTTGTGAGTAAGTTTCTGCAAGAGGCTTGTCAAAGAGGCGATCGAGCCATTTTATTTGCTTATGAAGAGTCCCGCGCTCAGTTGTCGAGAAATGCTTACTCTTGGGGTATTGACTTCGAGGATTTAGAGCAGAAAGGAATGCTCAAAATTATCTGTGCTTATCCTGAAGCGGCGGGGCTTGAGGATCACTTGCAGATTATTAAGTCTGAGATTAGCGAATTTAAGCCCTCTCGAATTGCGATCGATTCTCTTTCCGCACTAGCGCGTGGAGTGAGTAACAATGCCTTTCGCCAATTCGTAATCGGTGTAACCGGATTTGCGAAACAAGAAGAAATCACCGGATTCTTTACGAATACGACCGATCAATTTATGGGATCGCATTCGATTACGGATTCGCACATTTCGACGATTACCGACACGATTATCATGCTGCAATACGTCGAAATTCGCGGTGAAATGTCGCGGGCTTTGAATGTGTTTAAGATGCGTGGATCTTGGCACGATAAGGGAATTCGCGAATATACGATCAGCGCTAAAGGTCCTGAAATTAAGGATTCGTTCCGGAATTTTGAGCGAATTATTAGCGGATCGCCGACACGAATTGCAGTCGATGAGAAGAGCGATTTATCGCGGATTACGAAGGGATTGCGGATCGAGGATAAGGATTGA
- the kaiB gene encoding circadian clock protein KaiB codes for MSPLKKTYVLKLYVAGNTPNSIRALKTLNNILEKEFQGVYALKVIDVLKNPQLAEEDKILATPTLAKILPPPVRKIIGDLSDREKVLIGLDLLYEELREEELEAE; via the coding sequence ATGAGTCCTCTGAAAAAAACTTATGTCCTAAAGCTGTATGTGGCAGGGAATACCCCAAACTCAATACGTGCTCTAAAGACGCTAAACAACATTTTGGAAAAAGAGTTTCAAGGTGTATATGCGCTGAAAGTGATTGATGTGCTGAAAAATCCTCAGCTTGCCGAGGAAGATAAGATTCTCGCGACTCCCACACTGGCAAAAATTCTGCCGCCTCCGGTGCGTAAAATTATCGGAGATTTATCCGATCGAGAAAAGGTGCTGATTGGACTTGATCTTCTCTATGAAGAACTGCGTGAAGAAGAACTGGAGGCAGAATAA
- a CDS encoding circadian clock protein KaiA produces the protein MTASVSSIARPQLSIGVYLESSDLIRSIEEILVHGDRYTLSIAPSEADFFQLIEHQKQQLDCLILQDGKELEALLNRLRTAAILLPIVIFHADQRQLDLRFLYHTAELWVPFNELNQIETWIDRSIEEFLELSPVCQLPDTITPPDFTQDLIAQNFLMLQQRRLTDKLKERLGYLGIYYKRSPKAFLKNLPPQEQQEFLDELRVEYRLIILNYFQDDGDLNQQIDNFVNAAFFADVPVSQIVEIHMELMDEFAKQLKLEGRSEEILLDYRLTLIDTIAHLCEMYRRSIPRES, from the coding sequence TTGACAGCCTCAGTTTCTTCGATCGCTCGTCCCCAACTCTCGATCGGTGTGTACCTCGAATCTTCCGATCTGATTCGCTCGATCGAGGAAATTTTGGTACACGGCGATCGCTATACGTTGTCGATCGCGCCTTCCGAAGCAGACTTTTTCCAACTGATCGAACACCAAAAACAACAGCTTGATTGTCTGATTTTGCAGGACGGAAAAGAATTAGAAGCGTTGCTAAATCGGCTTAGAACCGCAGCGATTCTTCTCCCGATCGTGATTTTCCATGCGGATCAGCGGCAGCTTGATTTGCGATTTCTCTATCACACTGCTGAATTGTGGGTGCCGTTCAACGAATTGAATCAGATTGAAACGTGGATTGATCGCTCGATCGAAGAATTCCTCGAACTCTCCCCAGTCTGCCAGTTACCTGATACGATTACGCCACCCGATTTCACGCAAGATTTAATCGCCCAAAACTTCCTCATGCTGCAACAGCGACGATTGACCGACAAGCTCAAAGAGCGACTAGGCTATTTGGGAATCTATTACAAGCGCAGTCCAAAAGCGTTCTTGAAAAATCTGCCACCCCAGGAACAGCAAGAGTTTCTAGACGAGTTGCGGGTCGAATATCGATTGATTATTCTTAACTACTTTCAAGACGATGGCGATCTCAATCAGCAGATTGATAACTTTGTCAACGCCGCTTTTTTTGCTGACGTGCCTGTTTCACAAATTGTTGAGATCCACATGGAACTGATGGACGAATTTGCCAAACAGCTAAAATTAGAAGGGCGCAGTGAAGAGATTTTGCTTGACTATCGATTGACGTTGATTGACACGATCGCGCACCTGTGTGAAATGTACCGCCGCTCTATTCCGCGCGAATCTTAA